Proteins co-encoded in one Arachis hypogaea cultivar Tifrunner chromosome 13, arahy.Tifrunner.gnm2.J5K5, whole genome shotgun sequence genomic window:
- the LOC140177766 gene encoding protein FAR1-RELATED SEQUENCE 5-like: MFRDCMLGDYEVRTFQRKLFEMVEKFGVADKRWVQDMYERRNSWATAHIREKFFAGFRTTSRCEGLHAVISRYVKSRYSYTEFLRHFHRCLMFVRAKEVEADFECAKGDPVMTTNLKQLERSTTDNYTRAIFYLFVPILDRTCAMRVVDSEDNGSYFIHTVSRYGTPGKDWRVVATSDTREVRCTCMRMECFGVPCEHIIAVLVLNNVHEIPRSLILPR; the protein is encoded by the coding sequence ATGTTTAGGGATTGCATGCTCGGTGACTACGAGGTCCGAACATTTCAGAGAAAGTTGTTTGAGATGGTTGAGAAATTTGGCGTGGCCGATAAAAGATGGGTACAGGACATGTACGAGAGAAGAAACAGTTGGGCTACAGCACACATACGGGAAAAGTTCTTTGCCGGATTTCGAACAACATCAAGGTGCGAGGGCTTGCACGCTGTGATATCACGGTATGTTAAGTCTCGATACAGCTACACTGAGTTTTTACGTCATTTCCATCGATGCTTGATGTTCGTGCGCGCAAAGGAGGTGGAGGCTGATTTCGAGTGTGCAAAGGGTGACCCTGTTATGACCACCAACCTGAAACAGCTGGAGCGGAGTACAACCGACAACTACACTCGTGCGATATTCTATTTGTTTGTTCCCATTCTTGACAGGACCTGTGCAATGAGGGTGGTTGACTCTGAAGACAACGGTTCCTATTTTATCCACACCGTCTCTCGATACGGCACTCCGGGGAAGGATTGGCGTGTTGTTGCAACGTCTGATACGAGGGAGGTCCGATGCACGTGCATGAGAATGGAATGTTTTGGGGTCCCCTGCGAACATATAATTGCGGTGCTTGTTCTTAACAATGTTCATGAGATCCCGAGGTCTCTGATATTACCGAGATAG